Part of the Mytilus trossulus isolate FHL-02 chromosome 2, PNRI_Mtr1.1.1.hap1, whole genome shotgun sequence genome is shown below.
TCATATTCAAAAAAGCTTGAACGGGACACAATGGAGAATCTGGTATCGAGACTAAAGGTATCAATAATTCTCTCTCACCAAACTGAATGGTTTTCGACCAGTTAACACTTATCAATAATAGCTTACGCTTACAATCGAAAATAATACTATCCCTACAAAGCTGCTTATTATGATCAAAAGTAGAAATGGAGTCTGGCACCAAATCAGATTTACTAAACATTAGAAAAAAggcatgtaaaaataaacaccaTATAGTAGCATCATATGCACTATTCATATCCAGCTTCCTATGAATTTGAAGTAAAATGTGAGGAGTAATTGGCAAGGCCTGTTTTTGACAATGTGCCTTAATTCTACATAAACCTCTTAATACTAATCTCAAATGAAAAGCTTCAAACTGTGGATATTCTAAATCTAACAATAAATGCAGATATCTTACTGAACTAAGATAATTCTTTATAGAGTCAACAGATTTAAAACTTCTACTTAGAAACTGTGCATATAGTGTCAAAACATGAACTGTAGCAGGAACAGGCATAagttcaaaatatatacaaaacataaaatatgatTCTAACtgagttttcttatttttataagtacTCTCCGCAAAAGCATGTTTAGCAGAATCTTTACATTGAAACCGCAGAACCTCtaactctgtaaaataaattaccaattatttaaaaatgaaaaatctgacATGAGAACTGGTACCTCTTCATATCTATCTACTGAAATAGCTGACTAAAATAACTCTCTGTATTTATGACTACAATGCCATCGAGACAAATAGTCAGCAAGTCTATTTTCTACACCTAAAATGTGTCTGGCTCGAACTTCAAACTGAAAACTTGCTTGAATAAAACAAAGCTCTCTCAAACAAGTTTGCATAAAAGCATCCTTAGATGAACCTGAATCGATGACCTGAACAGACGCCTCATTATCACAAAAGATCAGAatttttttcccacaaaatGTTTTCCCCCAAATTTTAACCGCAACTACAATAGCAAGTAACTCCAAACAATTGATATGTAATTGATCTTTTGTGATATCAGAAGGAAAAACAGCATGAAAATACTGATTTGAAGTAATAGCTCCAAACCCTTCTAAACAAGCATTGCTTGAAAAAATCTCATCTGGAGACGACCAATCTTCAAGAGACATCATCGAGATACCATTATAGCTCGACAGAAACCTATGCCACCACAATAAGTCTTTCTGTACCTCTACCGGAATCTTTCTATATATCTTATGTCCACTGCCCACAACATTTGAAGGGAAAGCACTACGAAGCCAGTTCAACAAACGATTGACAAATAATCAACCGGGTCGTACACAGGTGGACACAAAATGAAGTTTCCCAAGTATTGACTGTAACTCTCTTAAAGAagcttttttctttcttaactaAGCCTGAACTAACAACGAAATCTCTAGAACACGATCTGAAGTAACTTCCAAAGTCAACTTCACAGTGTCAACTGTGATTCCTAAAAATTCCATCCTCGTAGTAGGAGCTACTCCTTTTTGCTTTGACTCCTCTAGCCCACAACTATCTAGTAATGCACCTAAAGCAATATAAGCTTCATCAGCTTTATCCACCGTATCCGCACCACCAAAATCATCTAGATAGTTGATAACCATGTATCCCatcttataaaacataaaactaacAGCTGTAGTGATTCTTTGACAAATCAAAGCACTAATTTCAACgtaatatcaaattcaaaaatgtaaagaaaacactttgcaatagtataaataaacaattaacaataaagaaaaagtttataTCCAATAAAAAGAGCGAAATAATATAGTGAGTAAATTTAATGCAAGAGTTTATACTAATGAAAATCTAGTTTGAACCAGTGTGATTACTGAggtgtaaaatataaatttcactgttttgctaattaaataatttaaatcttaaattaaacCAAGGTTTTAACCACAAAAGGagggttgggattgattttgggagttatggTCCCTACAGtataggaataaggggccagaAGAAGCATTTTGTTTCTAGTTTCCAGTCAATAATTTGTGGAATGGTTTATacatctctctgaaattgtaccacaagtttccataccacaaagggatgGTAAGGATTGGCTTTGAAGGGGGGATGTTATGACTCAAATCGTTTAGGTGGTCATAAAAGGGGAAAACAAGGGTTTATTTCCTCAATTACACTGctttaaaattatgtataaagaaatgcTGTATTGTCTTGATGTGATAAGCTGTcgatgtcaatttttttttaaagttactacatgtattttaaactagagtcactcaccttggtttatgtgcatattaaacaaaggaaacagatggattcatcacaaaattgtgtttgtagatcatactttactgatcattcttgttacttacaattttctctttCTGTAATGAACTTCAATGAGGCCCTTTAGTTACAGAGGAGTTACAGAGGAAAACCCTTTGTAAAAACTTAccatttaccaaattaatgattttttttttaaaatgactataaaggtcaaaaactccttaaagggtcaactgaccattttggtaatgttcacttatttgtagatcttaatttgctgaaGATTATTTCAGTtaacaatttatctctatctataatagtattcaagataataaccaataaattaccaattcaggggcagcagcCCAACTACCcattgtctgattcatctgaaaatgtcagggcacATAGATCTTGACCTAGTTAACAATTtcaccccatgtcagatttgctctaaatgctttaaatttggtttcagagctataagccaaaatatacattttttttttgtaaaagttaaggatgatggacaccaagtgatgagaaaaatgCTGATTAAGGAATATTTCATACcaatatttttagccatgattaTGCACTAGAATTACATGCCATTTTCTTTGGTTTTTCTGTCAaccaaattatcaatttcagTGTAGATAAGTTATATGCACTTAAAAGGGCATAgacattagaaaaaaatgatttaataatttcttttaatatcaatGTTTTCATAATTTGCATCTTAatagtgtacatgtacatcttatCGATAATTTTAATGAggtaaatagttttgttttgttatttatagtTACATACTTGTTTGCTTACGttctaattgaaattaaatcacTGCAGCAACCATGCAAGCATAAAAAAATGAGCGACTGCAgatatttagtttttgcttactcaATGTTTTACAAATCCAACAGTACCCCTGGTTTCAAAATTGGTAAAAGCTTGTTGTGTATGAATATAGATCACTTTCATTTCAATACTCTCTTTGAACTACTCAATAAcctgaatatacatgtatgttgataTTGCAGCCAATAGGCCAATGGAATACTGTGTTTATTGCAACTGTCATTATTTGTTTCAGGAAGGTGGATTCTACGTTGAATGTGGGGCCTTAAATGGAGAAAAGGGTTCAAATTCCTTGTTTTTTGAAAGAGTTCGTAAATGGAACGGTTTGTTGATAGAAGGTGATCCTACCAACTATGCTGAATTAAAGAAGATAAATAGAAAGGCATTTTCAATAAATGCCTGCATCAGTCCAAGGGCCACACCATTTAAGGTAAACCATGACGACCTACAGAACAATATTTTGTACtatgttaatttataaatttatttatgatagaagTTTTCATGTCATAGTTAGACCTTCTAAATTAGTGATTAATATAGACTTAGTACTTGATGTAGTATCCAAcattttcactaaaattaatttggctcgtttaattttcataaaatttggtcaaagtatttactttatttatgatgttgttttactttttcagGCCAAGTTTCACAAAGCTTTCAACATGGGACGTGCTATTCATGATGCACAGTCTGAAAATTGGGTAaaaagaaatcataaaaatacagatTTGGTAGAAATGGAATGTTTCCCATTATATTCTTTGATGCTAGCATTGAACAGAACAACCATTGATTTCTTCAGTTTAGACGTGGAAGGAGATGAAGTTAACGTTCTAAAGACAATACCATTTGACAAGTTAAATATAAAGATGATGACAGTAGAATATGCACACGGTGGAGCAGGTGGGGCTGATATGCAAAGGTTTCTACAGAGTAAAGGTTACGAGGTTATTCTCAAGGTCTCCAAAGATAACTGGGGTGTCAACAATTTAATCTTTAGAAAGAAAGGTGTAGCTGATGGTAGTACAATTTAAGCAGCAATCTAAATGATAATATTGTCACAGGAAAACTTTAAGCAGCAATCTAAATGATAATATTGTCACAGGAAAACTTTAAGCAGCaatctaaatgataatatcttTACACGAAAACTTTCAGGAATTGAAGATTTGTTTAACAATCACATTTGTAAGATCTGAGACAAACTATAAgcaattttatcatttcaaaagTTTTCCTCAACCTTTCTTAACGTTTTAAATTTAGCTGAACAGTCATGTTATTTCTCTAGTCGGCAAGCAAGAGTCATTTAAAAGTACATAGATCTAATTATACACCCGctttcaaaaaaggggggtatactgttttacctctgtctgtcagtccgtcggtccgtcccatgaatattttttcgtagcatttttctcaggaactacaatacaaggatttctgaaatttggtttcagtgtttatctaagtcagctatactgtgtgatgcgttttcagattgatcacttgacaacttcctgtttaccgaacacttgtatgattttacacatgatagccaagttgaaaattttcgtcacatttttctcaggaactacaatacaaggatttgtgaaatttggtttcaggatttatataagtcagctataccgtgtgatgcgttttcagattcatcactcaactttctgtttaccgaacacttgcatatttttacacttttaatattatccacttgcggcgggggtatcatcagtgagcagtagctcgcagttttaCTTGTTACTTGATcctttatattttaagaaatttaaaaatgtagttGAAATTTCTCTTGAAGAATTATGTTTGCTGTATTAAAGGTGTTTTTCAAAAAGgtcaatctttttaaaaattacaggTTACAATTAAATGCATTTACTTGAGATTGTGTCAAAATCATGCCACATTTCTTATCATTTAGTCAAATTTTCATTGCGTAAACCAAAGATCATAATATTAAAgtattatttgataataaaGACATTAAGAAGGGTATTTTATCACTGCCAAAAATACAGCAGAACACATTAATTGGTgtatattacatgtactagtataagGAATATAATGATTTTGACCCATGTATTTGAATGTTCACtgaaactagtatatatatatattttcttgaaatgaaaaaagttttaatgaaattataacttttaaactatttatttataatctttattattttcctttcttatgttttttatcatatacaaaaatcaaaatactgtgacaataaaaaaaaggttgCAGGAAAAAATTTGGCAAGTTAATCTGTGTCAACAGTTAATTTTGTCCTAGTGACCCTGCCTATGATAGTATGGctgcattatgttttctagtctgtgtgtctgttggtcctttctttcatttatttattcctCTCCCACAAGTGTTAGGTTAAGAACTGATGAAAGTTTGGGTTTGGGTAATTAACCATGGAGTTTTGTTCAAATCACAACTTGAACGttcattatttttacttttaaaattactagtataaggaaaataattattttgacccATGTATTTGAAGGTTCACTGAATATGGAAATGCAATACTGCTAGAGGGCATTGCATCTGATTGACACATAAACTTGTCTATGAATATCACCATATTAATCATTGAGtattatatatcaaattaatcAGTGTAATTATTTTACTGACTCCATTCTACAGATACCAGTGatttttgaaagagaaatacatgtaaacattttttatatattctatttttggTTCCCTTGTGGGACtctttttcaatgttatattttgaaTCTCTTTATTTTATACTATTGCTGTTACTTTAAAGTTTTATagaattaaatgtatatttatttttcaaacaagatgtttctttttccttaaaaaattatgacttttttAACCATCTGCCCCAGAGACTGACCTCAAACCCATGGGTTTCAgtcaatttcaatgttaaaGTCAAAACAGCTTTGCTCTTAATCAGAACTATGTTCCTGCTAATTGGTATATACTGTTTCCTGAATTGGTCCCGTCTGAAGTAAAccaagttaacaactataggtcattgtatCACTTACAAGAATGAGCAAGACCCAAACCACATGGAATGCtatactaaaattgagaatggaaatgaggaatgtgtcaaagagacaacaacccgaccatagaagaaacaacaacagaaggtcaccaacaggtcttcaatgtagcgagaaattccagcacctGTAGGCATATACTGTATACATGTCCTTACATGACTAATGCAattcaattcaaacaagaaaagtaCCTAGTTtcatgaacaaaacaataaatgaaaaacaaatgatatacagcaacaaacaacaaccactaaacTACAGGCTGCTGAATTGGGCCAATAAACTACAGGCTGCTGACTTGAGCCAATAAACTACAGGCTGCTGACTTAGGCCAATAAACTACAGGCTGCTGACTTTGGCCAATAAACTACAGGCTGCTGACTTAGGCCACTAAACTACAGGCTGCTGACTTAGGCCAATAAACTACAGGCTGCTGACTTGGGCCACTAAACTACAGGCTGCTGACTTGGGCCAATAAACTACAGGCTGCTGACTTATGCCACTAAACTACAGGCTGCTGACTTAGGCCAATAAACTACAGGCTGCTGACTTGGGCCAATAAACTACAGGCTGCTGACTTGGGCCACTAAACTACAGGCTGCTGACTTGGGCCACTAAACTACAGGCTGCTGACTTGGGCCAATAAACTACAGGCTGCTGACTTGGGCCAATAAACTACAGGCTGCTGACTTGGGCCAAAAATTTACAGGCTGCTGACTGACCACTAAACTACAGGctgctgacttgggacaggcacatattgAATGTGGTGCAGATAAACATGCCCTTTCCCTAACCTAGGATAGAGGTGTAATAgtacaacatataaatatatgagGTACATTCTGATTTACCTATTTTTGCCTTTATAATGGTTTTTAGAcattaaaattctataaaaaaaaaaatctcccctaTTGTGAGGTACAATTCTGTCATTTCgtgtcttgtggagagttgtctcattggcaatcataccatatctttttattgttttgaaaattgcaTTTCATATAAGTTCTTCAATAAAaggttacatgtatattataatatgAATTAGGTTGTGGTTGGCCTACTGAATGTGATTTTCTTCCGATATTTAAATACCATGAGCAGCACAAAAAGTGCACAAAAAATGGCGCTGGTTTTGGTCTAGTCAACCTATTCTGAGGATTTTATGTCATCCATGTTGTTGTTATTATACCCCAACTCAGATGACATGTACACTTGACAATTTGTCTATATAGGAAAAATGTTTGACCTATTGCTAAAAATAACTATCATGAATTGCTATTGATGAATGAACCAAATTAAGAGGTATAAGGCAAGATGGTTCCTGTAAGAAGGGATTGTACTCTGTACAATGATTCTATAGGCTTTAactaaaaaatgcataatttaaagaacattatattactaaattaaaatatgcATCCATGTGCAATGGGAATCAGGTCAAGGTACTGAGTTCCctcaacaagaaataattctcattgaatactaaaaaaatcaccattggGTTTGTTATTGGCCCATGCACCAGAGAAccttcaacaacaaaaa
Proteins encoded:
- the LOC134706317 gene encoding protein Star-like isoform X2, which encodes MPDCLIQEGGFYVECGALNGEKGSNSLFFERVRKWNGLLIEGDPTNYAELKKINRKAFSINACISPRATPFKAKFHKAFNMGRAIHDAQSENWVKRNHKNTDLVEMECFPLYSLMLALNRTTIDFFSLDVEGDEVNVLKTIPFDKLNIKMMTVEYAHGGAGGADMQRFLQSKGYEVILKVSKDNWGVNNLIFRKKGVADGSTI
- the LOC134706317 gene encoding uncharacterized protein LOC134706317 isoform X1 produces the protein MKSYYKPMLLACILGAVVLTYTMSKYQEVLTELQTQKAKFDALENKVSPGIIAQSASLDGKQRISVSGTFEENRKVPEMHKEFKPESFYQDKAAIPDYKTKLQTLIDQKVPADNPDLVNIIRNHYIEQPSQEPYKLLNPERVDYSQGQTPFIDSRLNYMEGGFYVECGALNGEKGSNSLFFERVRKWNGLLIEGDPTNYAELKKINRKAFSINACISPRATPFKAKFHKAFNMGRAIHDAQSENWVKRNHKNTDLVEMECFPLYSLMLALNRTTIDFFSLDVEGDEVNVLKTIPFDKLNIKMMTVEYAHGGAGGADMQRFLQSKGYEVILKVSKDNWGVNNLIFRKKGVADGSTI